From a single Clupea harengus chromosome 24, Ch_v2.0.2, whole genome shotgun sequence genomic region:
- the LOC105901551 gene encoding histone H1-like: MAEVAPAPAPAKSPKKKAPRPKKTGPSVGELIVKSITASKEKKGVSLAALKKALAAGGYDVEKNNARVKVAIKSLVSKGTLVQTKGTGASGSFKLNKQAEVKKPAKKAPVKAKKPAAKKPAVAKKPAVAKKPKKAVAKKPAAAAKKSPKKAKKPATPKKATKSPKKAKKPVSPKKAAKSPKKAKAAKPKVAKPKATKVKKAAPKKK; the protein is encoded by the coding sequence ATGGCTGAAGTTGCTCCTGCCCCAGCGCCTGCTAAGTCGCCCAAGAAGAAGGCACCGCGGCCCAAGAAAACTGGACCAAGTGTGGGCGAGCTCATCGTCAAATCCATTACTGCATccaaggagaagaagggagttTCTCTGGCTGCCCTGAAGAAAGCTTTGGCTGCTGGTGGATACGATGTGGAAAAGAACAACGCTCGTGTCAAGGTGGCCATCAAGAGTCTCGTCTCAAAGGGTACACTGGTTCAGACTAAAGGAACTGGCGCGTCTGGCTCCTTCAAGCTGAACAAACAGGCAGAAGTGAAGAAGCCTGCAAAGAAGGCTCCCGTCAAAGCCAAGAAGCCGGCAGCAAAGAAGCCCGCTGTAGCAAAGAAGCCCGCTGTAGCAAAGAAGCCCAAGAAGGCAGTAGCGAAGAAACCTGCAGCTGCTGCAAAGAAGTCTCCGAAGAAAGCAAAGAAACCCGCTACGCCTAAAAAGGCAACGAAGAGCCCCAAGAAGGCCAAAAAGCCCGTCTCACCCAAGAAGGCAGCTAAGAGCCCCAAGAAGGCTAAAGCAGCGAAACCCAAGGTGGCCAAGCCTAAAGCCACCAAAGTGAAAAAGGCTGCCCCTAAGAAGAAGTAA
- the LOC105901556 gene encoding histone H4, which produces MSGRGKGGKGLGKGGAKRHRKVLRDNIQGITKPAIRRLARRGGVKRISGLIYEETRGVLKVFLENVIRDAVTYTEHAKRKTVTAMDVVYALKRQGRTLYGFGG; this is translated from the coding sequence ATGAGTGGAAGAGGCAAGGGAGGTAAAGGACTCGGAAAGGGGGGCGCCAAGCGTCATCGTAAGGTTCTTCGTGATAACATCCAGGGTATCACAAAGCCCGCTATCAGGCGTCTTGCTCGTCGTGGTGGTGTGAAGCGTATCTCTGGCCTCATCTATGAGGAGACCCGTGGTGTGCTGAAGGTGTTCCTGGAGAACGTCATCCGTGATGCTGTTACCTACACCGAGCACGCCAAGAGAAAGACCGTGACTGCAATGGATGTTGTCTATGCTTTGAAACGCCAGGGTCGTACTCTGTACGGTTTTGGAGGTTAA
- the LOC105896597 gene encoding histone H2B 1/2-like has product MPEPAKPAPKKGSKKAVTKTTAKGGKKRRKTRKESYAIYVYKVLKQVHPDTGISSKAMGIMNSFVNDIFERIAGESSRLAHYNKRSTITSREIQTAVRLLLPGELAKHAVSEGTKAVTKYTSSK; this is encoded by the coding sequence ATGCCTGAGCCAGCAAAGCCCGCCCCGAAGAAAGGCTCCAAGAAAGCCGTGACCAAGACCACCGCTAAAGGAGGCAAGAAGCGCAGAAAGACCAGGAAGGAAAGTTATGCAATCTACGTGTACAAAGTCCTGAAGCAGGTCCATCCCGACACCGGCATCTCCTCCAAGGCCATGGGTATCATGAACTCTTTCGTGAATGACATCTTCGAGCGTATCGCTGGAGAGTCTTCCCGTTTGGCTCATTACAACAAGCGCTCTACCATCACTTCCAGGGAGATCCAGACTGCAGTGCGTCTGCTCCTGCCCGGTGAGCTTGCCAAGCACGCCGTATCTGAGGGAACCAAGGCCGTCACCAAGTACACCAGCTCCAAGTAA
- the LOC105901565 gene encoding histone H3 gives MRHWESPISGDKGQAEIVGLYKPRVPLSATIQTNEDLTMARTKQTARKSTGGKAPRKQLATKAARKSAPATGGVKKPHRYRPGTVALREIRRYQKSTELLIRKLPFQRLVREIAQDFKTDLRFQSSAVMALQEASEAYLVGLFEDTNLCAIHAKRVTIMPKDIQLARRIRGERA, from the coding sequence ATGCGCCACTGGGAAAGTCCAATCAGCGGAGACAAGGGGCAGGCTGAAATTGTAGGCCTTTATAAACCCCGCGTCCCGCTTTCTGCTACAATTCAAACCAACGAAGACTTAACCATGGCAAGAACTAAGCAAACTGCCCGCAAATCGACAGGAGGTAAAGCCCCTAGGAAGCAGCTCGCTACCAAGGCTGCCCGTAAAAGTGCACCAGCTACCGGTGGCGTAAAGAAGCCTCATCGTTACAGGCCCGGTACCGTGGCTTTGAGAGAAATCCGTCGCTACCAGAAGTCCACTGAGCTGCTGATCCGCAAGCTGCCTTTCCAGCGTCTGGTCAGGGAAATTGCCCAGGACTTCAAGACCGATCTGCGCTTCCAGAGCTCTGCTGTCATGGCTCTTCAGGAGGCTAGCGAGGCTTACCTGGTTGGTCTGTTTGAGGACACCAACCTGTGCGCCATCCACGCCAAGAGGGTGACCATCATGCCCAAAGACATCCAGCTGGCCCGTCGTATCCGTGGGGAGCGTGCTTAA
- the LOC105909355 gene encoding histone H2A-like has protein sequence MSGRGKTGGKARAKAKTRSSRAGLQFPVGRVHRLLRKGNYAHRVGAGAPVYMAAVLEYLTAEILELAGNAARDNKKSRIIPRHLQLAVRNDEELNKLLGGVTIAQGGVLPNIQAVLLPKKTEKSK, from the coding sequence ATGAGCGGCAGAGGCAAAACCGGTGGTAAGGCCAGGGCTAAGGCCAAGACTCGCTCATCCAGGGCTGGACTCCAGTTCCCCGTAGGTCGTGTTCACAGGCTGCTCCGCAAAGGCAACTATGCCCATCGTGTTGGAGCTGGTGCTCCGGTCTACATGGCGGCCGTGCTCGAGTATCTTACTGCTGAGATCCTTGAGTTGGCCGGCAACGCTGCCCGTGACAACAAGAAGAGCCGTATCATTCCTCGCCATCTGCAGCTGGCTGTGCGCAACGACGAGGAGTTAAACAAGCTGCTCGGCGGAGTGACTATCGCTCAGGGTGGTGTGCTGCCCAATATCCAGGCTGTGCTCCTGCCTAAGAAGACCGAGAAATCCAAGTAA
- the LOC105901567 gene encoding histone H2A, which yields MSGRGKTGGKARAKAKTRSSRAGLQFPVGRVHRLLRKGNYAHRVGAGAPVYMAAVLEYLTAEILELAGNAARDNKKSRIIPRHLQLAVRNDEELNKLLGGVTIAQGGVLPNIQAVLLPKKTEKSK from the coding sequence ATGAGCGGCAGAGGCAAAACAGGTGGGAAGGCCAGGGCGAAGGCCAAGACTCGCTCATCCAGGGCTGGACTCCAGTTCCCCGTGGGTCGTGTGCACAGGCTGCTCCGCAAGGGCAACTATGCCCATCGCGTTGGAGCTGGTGCTCCGGTCTACATGGCTGCTGTGCTCGAGTATCTTACTGCTGAGATTCTCGAGTTGGCCGGCAACGCTGCCCGTGACAACAAGAAGAGTCGTATCATTCCCCGCCATCTGCAGCTGGCTGTGCGCAACGACGAGGAGTTGAACAAGCTCCTCGGCGGAGTGACCATCGCTCAGGGTGGTGTGCTGCCCAACATCCAGGCTGTGCTTTTGCCCAAGAAGACCGAGAAGTCCAAGTAA